One Gloeobacter morelensis MG652769 DNA window includes the following coding sequences:
- the rsgA gene encoding ribosome small subunit-dependent GTPase A: MNLNLFGWDGFFAQTFAGYPENECAPGRVIAEHRGGYGVTTETGEVSAAVSGRLRHAVRGPADFPAVGDWVVLTRRELPERGLIQAVLPRKSRFARRAAGGPSEAQLVAANVDVLFLVSGLDGDFNVRRIERYLVLAWESGANPVVVLNKADVCGELEERVRAVERVAPGVPVVAVSAAGGELDGLAPWLAPGRTVALLGSSGVGKSTIANRLLGNPAQAVGAVREDDSRGRHTTTSRQLLQLPGGALLIDTPGMRELQLLAGEDSLETAFADIEALARRCRFRDCGHTDEPGCAVQSALQAGALETARLESYRKLQREVAFEARRQERSAAQVEKERWKRIHKAQRERRKT, translated from the coding sequence ATGAACTTGAATCTTTTTGGTTGGGATGGTTTTTTCGCGCAAACTTTCGCGGGCTATCCCGAGAACGAGTGCGCCCCAGGTCGGGTGATTGCCGAGCACCGCGGCGGCTACGGGGTGACCACAGAAACGGGGGAAGTGTCGGCGGCGGTCTCCGGACGCTTGCGCCACGCGGTGCGCGGGCCGGCGGATTTTCCGGCGGTGGGCGATTGGGTGGTGCTGACCCGCCGGGAATTGCCCGAGCGCGGTCTGATTCAGGCGGTGCTTCCCAGAAAGAGCCGCTTCGCCCGGCGGGCGGCGGGCGGGCCGAGCGAGGCGCAACTGGTGGCGGCCAACGTCGATGTGCTGTTTCTGGTGAGTGGCCTGGACGGCGATTTCAACGTGCGGCGCATCGAGCGCTATCTGGTGCTCGCCTGGGAATCCGGTGCCAACCCGGTGGTCGTCCTCAACAAGGCCGATGTGTGCGGCGAGCTTGAGGAGCGCGTGCGGGCGGTAGAGCGGGTGGCGCCGGGGGTGCCGGTGGTGGCGGTGAGCGCCGCTGGAGGCGAACTGGACGGTCTTGCTCCGTGGCTTGCCCCCGGCCGGACGGTGGCCCTGTTGGGCTCCAGCGGCGTCGGCAAATCGACCATCGCCAACCGGCTTTTGGGCAATCCGGCCCAGGCAGTGGGAGCCGTGCGCGAGGACGACAGCCGCGGAAGGCACACGACCACTTCGCGCCAGTTGCTGCAACTACCCGGTGGGGCATTGCTCATCGACACCCCCGGCATGCGCGAGTTGCAGTTGCTGGCGGGAGAGGACTCTCTGGAGACGGCTTTTGCCGATATCGAAGCGCTTGCCCGCCGCTGCCGCTTTCGCGATTGCGGCCACACCGACGAGCCCGGCTGCGCGGTGCAATCCGCCCTGCAGGCGGGTGCGCTGGAGACGGCGCGGCTTGAAAGCTACCGCAAACTCCAGCGCGAAGTCGCCTTCGAAGCGCGCAGGCAAGAGCGCAGCGCCGCCCAGGTCGAGAAGGAGCGCTGGAAGCGCATCCACAAAGCCCAGCGCGAGCGGCGGAAGACTTGA
- a CDS encoding Uma2 family endonuclease, whose protein sequence is MNASTIGSIALEAFLELPETKPASEYIDGEIIRKPMPKGRHSRLQGKLCAAVNQAAEGQRIAYAFPELRCSFGGRSTVPDIAIFLWQRIPFTATDEVPDDFELPPDWTIEILSPEQNVNKVIGNILHCLNHGSRLGWFVDPDSLSILAFARDRQPVLLRGSEILPVLPEIGLTLTANQVFGWLKMSG, encoded by the coding sequence ATGAATGCTTCGACGATTGGGTCGATCGCGCTGGAAGCATTTCTGGAGCTTCCAGAAACAAAGCCTGCCAGTGAATACATAGACGGCGAGATCATCCGCAAACCAATGCCCAAAGGAAGACACAGCCGTCTGCAGGGCAAGCTCTGTGCGGCCGTCAATCAAGCGGCAGAAGGGCAGAGGATTGCTTACGCCTTTCCCGAGTTGAGATGCAGCTTTGGCGGACGCTCGACTGTCCCTGATATCGCGATTTTTCTGTGGCAGCGCATCCCCTTCACCGCCACAGACGAAGTGCCCGACGATTTTGAACTGCCGCCGGATTGGACGATTGAAATTCTTTCTCCAGAACAAAACGTCAACAAAGTGATCGGCAACATCCTCCACTGCCTGAATCACGGCAGCCGTCTTGGCTGGTTCGTCGATCCGGACAGCCTGAGCATTCTGGCGTTCGCACGCGATCGACAACCTGTACTGCTTCGGGGAAGCGAAATTCTACCTGTTTTGCCGGAAATTGGGCTGACCCTGACGGCCAATCAAGTTTTTGGCTGGCTCAAGATGAGTGGTTAA
- a CDS encoding ABC transporter permease: MHDLFVKARTLLAVQYAYMLEYRAELLLWALSGSLPIILMGVWIQAAQGGRFGLGPLDFARYFLAVFVVRQLTVVWVIWEFEREVVEGRLSPLLLQPIDPVWRHVAGHISERFARMPFIVLLVGLFFLLYPQAFWLPRWTDALLFVGLVALVFALRFLIQYTLALLAFWTERASAIEELWFLCYLFLSGLIAPLEVFPPLVREVALWTPFPYLVHFPASLLVGLPVDLPRGLLVMAVWGGLFFVLNRWLWRRGLKQYSGMGA, from the coding sequence ATGCATGATCTCTTCGTCAAAGCCCGCACCTTGCTTGCGGTGCAGTACGCCTACATGCTCGAATACCGGGCGGAGCTGTTGCTGTGGGCGCTTTCGGGGTCGCTGCCCATCATCTTGATGGGGGTGTGGATCCAGGCGGCCCAGGGGGGTCGCTTCGGCCTGGGTCCCCTCGACTTTGCCCGCTACTTTTTGGCGGTATTCGTCGTCCGCCAACTCACGGTCGTCTGGGTGATCTGGGAGTTCGAGCGCGAGGTGGTGGAGGGCAGACTCTCGCCGCTGCTGCTGCAGCCCATCGACCCGGTCTGGCGCCATGTGGCCGGTCACATCAGCGAAAGATTCGCCCGCATGCCCTTCATCGTGCTCTTGGTCGGTTTATTTTTCTTGCTTTACCCCCAGGCGTTCTGGCTGCCCCGCTGGACCGACGCGCTGTTGTTCGTCGGTTTGGTAGCTCTGGTGTTCGCGCTGCGCTTTTTGATTCAATACACCCTGGCGCTTTTGGCCTTTTGGACAGAACGGGCCTCGGCGATCGAGGAACTGTGGTTTTTGTGCTACTTGTTTCTGTCGGGGCTCATCGCGCCTTTAGAAGTCTTTCCGCCGCTGGTGCGGGAGGTGGCGCTGTGGACGCCTTTTCCGTATCTGGTGCACTTTCCAGCCAGCCTCCTGGTCGGCCTGCCGGTGGATTTGCCGCGCGGCTTGTTGGTGATGGCCGTCTGGGGAGGACTGTTCTTTGTACTCAACCGCTGGCTATGGCGGCGCGGGCTCAAGCAGTACTCGGGGATGGGCGCTTGA